One window of the Zea mays cultivar B73 chromosome 3, Zm-B73-REFERENCE-NAM-5.0, whole genome shotgun sequence genome contains the following:
- the LOC103651195 gene encoding gibberellin 2-beta-dioxygenase has translation MVVLAKPPVVDQIPLLRSPGPRDSFSGVPVVDLSSHGAARAIVDACERFGFFKVVNHGVAAATMDRAESEAVRFFAQAQADKDRAGPAYPFGYGSKRIGLNGDMGWLEYLLLAVDAASLSDACPVPSSAAFRSALNEYVAAVRKVAARVLEAMAEGLGIADADALSSMVSGAGSDQVFRVNHYPPCPALQGLGCSTTGFGEHTDPQIISVLRSNGTSGLQIALRDGAQWVSVPSDRDAFFVNVGDSLQVLTNGRFRSVKHRVVTNSLKSRVSFIYFAGPPLGQRIAPLPQVLAEGEESLYKEFTWGEYKKAAYKTRLGDNRLAQFEKRSNI, from the exons ATGGTGGTGCTCGCCAAACCGCCTGTCGTCGACCAGATCCCGCTCCTGCGGTCCCCGGGCCCCAGGGACAGCTTCTCGGGAGTGCCGGTCGTCGACCTGTCCAGCCACGGCGCGGCGCGGGCGATCGTCGACGCCTGCGAGCGCTTCGGGTTCTTCAAGGTCGTCAACCACGGCGTGGCCGCGGCCACCATGGACAGGGCCGAGTCCGAGGCCGTCAGGTTCTTCGCGCAGGCGCAGGCGGACAAGGACCGCGCGGGGCCGGCGTACCCGTTCGGGTACGGCAGCAAGCGGATCGGGCTCAATGGCGACATGGGGTGGCTCGAGTACCTCCTCCTCGCCGTCGACGCCGCGTCGCTCTCCGACGCCTGCCCCGTGCCCTCCAGCGCCGCGTTCCG GAGCGCGCTGAACGAGTACGTCGCGGCCGTGCGGAAGGTGGCGGCGCGTGTGCTGGAGGCGATGGCGGAGGGCCTGGGCATTGCGGACGCGGACGCGCTGAGCTCCATGGTGAGCGGCGCCGGGAGCGACCAGGTGTTCCGCGTGAACCACTACCCGCCCTGCCCCGCGCTGCAGGGCCTGGGCTGCAGCACCACGGGCTTCGGCGAGCACACCGACCCGCAGATCATCTCCGTGCTCCGCTCCAACGGCACCTCCGGCCTGCAGATCGCGCTCCGCGACGGCGCGCAGTGGGTCTCCGTGCCCTCCGACCGCGACGCCTTCTTCGTTAACGTCGGCgactcgttgcag GTGCTGACCAACGGGAGGTTCAGGAGCGTGAAGCACCGGGTGGTGACCAACAGCCTCAAGTCCAGAGTTTCCTTCATCTACTTCGCGGGGCCGCCGCTGGGGCAGCGGATCGCGCCGCTGCCGCAGGTGCTGGCGGAGGGAGAGGAGAGCCTGTACAAGGAGTTCACGTGGGGCGAGTACAAGAAGGCCGCGTACAAGACGAGGCTCGGCGACAACAGGCTGGCCCAGTTTGAGAAGCGTAGCAACATCTAG
- the LOC103652480 gene encoding agrin produces MPSSRLVHLILLATLSLLLAQTLASSAPVPAAGSASAESGDPCAATVADGEADVPLCPVRCFRPDPVCGADGVTYWCGCPEATCAGARVARRGYCEVGSGMGVADPRHHGRAQRGGAGAGAGQQLLCRGLRRAAVRCGRPLLDGSGGSLQMALNSCRDLFW; encoded by the coding sequence ATGCCGTCCTCCCGCCTCGTCCACCTCATCCTCCTCGCGACGCTCTCGCTCCTCCTCGCGCAAACCCTAGCCTCCTCTGCCCCCGTGCCCGCCGCCGGGTCGGCGTCGGCGGAGTCCGGCGACCCCTGCGCGGCCACCGTAGCTGACGGGGAAGCTGACGTTCCGCTGTGCCCCGTGCGGTGCTTCCGCCCAGACCCGGTCTGCGGCGCCGACGGGGTCACGTACTGGTGCGGCTGCCCCGAGGCGACCTGCGCGGGCGCCCGCGTGGCGCGACGCGGCTACTGCGAGGTCGGCTCGGGGATGGGGGTTGCAGATCCCCGGCATCACGGACGCGCGCAGCGTGGGGGAGCAGGGGCGGGGGCTGGACAGCAGCTATTGTGCAGGGGTTTGCGGCGTGCTGCCGTGCGGTGCGGGAGGCCGTTGCTGGAcgggagcgggggcagtctacaaatggctcttaatagttgtagagattTGTTTTGGTAA
- the LOC100274757 gene encoding uncharacterized protein LOC100274757 precursor codes for MAASTKTVAVLLAAVLLALVASAAASRKLEEDALLGSLAPAPAPAVGGAAGLPGGKPGAWAVAALVSLVAFLVI; via the coding sequence ATGGCCGCCTCGACCAAGACCGTCGCCGTCCTCCTCGCCGCGGTGCTCCTCGCGCTGGTCGCGTCCGCGGCAGCCAGCAGGAAGCTGGAGGAGGACGCACTTCTGGGAAGCCTggccccagcccccgcgccggccGTTGGCGGTGCCGCGGGGCTGCCTGGCGGCAAGCCGGGGGCGTGGGCCGTCGCCGCTCTGGTCTCTCTCGTCGCCTTCCTCGTGATCTGA
- the LOC100276100 gene encoding uncharacterized protein isoform X1, whose translation MEADSARKRLALLALLLLAAPVRPASAAPVEDGLLSNGDFETAPSGGFVKSASVAEGASSIPGWTINGTVELISAGQHQGGMILIVPQVRLGNDASVGQVVDVEKGSEYAITFSAARTCAQLEALNVSVLGGVSQTVDLQTLYNIEGWDAYALAFQATEEQAHLQFMNPGMEDDPTCGPILDNVAVKKLFTPDKPKDNVVLNGDFEEGPWMFPNTSFGVLLPTNLDEQTSAIPGWMIESNRAVRYIDSDEYKVPQGKRAIELLSGKEGIISQMVETTPQKVYSLTFTLGTAGDSCQPPMAVMAFAGDQAQNFHYSPMGNATSQAANVTFTARAERTRVAFYSVYYNTRSDDHSSLCGPVIDDVRVWALNAAAGLKASIGLVLGIVGVVGMVLF comes from the exons GCCTGCTCAGCAATGGTGACTTTGAGACAGCACCAAGTGGTGGTTTTGTAAAATCTGCTTCTGTTGCTGAGGGTGCATCGTCAATCCCTGGTTGGACGATCAACGGCACGGTTGAACTCATTTCAGCAGGCCAACACCAGGGTGGCATGATCCTGATTGTTCCACAGG TAAGGCTAGGGAATGATGCTAGCGTTGGGCAGGTGGTGGACGTTGAGAAGGGTTCGGAGTATGCTATCACATTCAGTGCTGCCCGGACATGTGCACAACTGGAGGCACTGAATGTTTCCGTGCTAGGTGGCGTGTCTCAGACAGTAGACTTGCAGACGTTGTACAACATAGAAGGCTGGGATGCGTACGCGTTGGCTTTTCAGGCGACGGAAGAGCAGGCACATCTTCAATTCATGAACCCTGGCATGGAGGATGATCCAACTTGTGGTCCTATCCTAGACAACGTTGCCGTCAAGAAGCTCTTCACCCCAGACAAACCAAAGG ATAACGTGGTGCTGAATGGAGACTTTGAGGAGGGTCCATGGATGTTCCCCAACACGAGCTTCGGCGTGCTGCTCCCAACTAACCTTGACGAGCAAACGTCTGCCATACCTGGTTGGATGATCGAGTCAAACCGCGCCGTCCGCTACATAGACTCTGATGAGTACAAGGTTCCCCAGGGAAAGCGTGCCATTGAGCTTCTGTCAGGCAAGGAAGGTATCATCTCCCAGATGGTTGAGACCACCCCTCAGAAGGTTTACAGCCTGACGTTCACACTGGGCACGGCGGGGGACTCGTGCCAACCACCAATGGCCGTCATGGCATTCGCGGGGGATCAGGCCCAGAACTTCCACTACTCCCCAATGGGCAACGCCACCAGCCAGGCTGCGAATGTGACGTTCACTGCACGCGCTGAGAGAACACGTGTGGCGTTCTATAGCGTGTATTACAACACGAGGAGTGACGACCACAGCTCGCTGTGTGGCCCGGTGATTGACGATGTCCGGGTATGGGCATTGAACGCCGCGGCTGGGTTGAAGGCAAGTATTGGGCTGGTTCTTGGCATTGTTGGTGTCGTTGGCATGGTGTTGTTCTGA
- the LOC100276100 gene encoding uncharacterized protein LOC100276100 (The RefSeq protein has 2 substitutions compared to this genomic sequence): protein MILIVPQGDHAVRLGNDASVGQVVDVEKGSEYAITFSAARTCAQLEALNVSVLGGVSQTVDLQTLYNIEGWDAYALAFQATEEQAHLQFMNPGMEDDPTCGPILDNVAVKKLFTPDKPKDNVVLNGDFEEGPWMFPNTSFGVLLPTNLDEQTSAIPGWMIESNRAVRYIDSDEYKVPQGKRAIELLSGKEGIISQMVETTPQKVYSLTFTLGTAGDSCQPPMAVMAFAGDQAQNFHYSPMSNATSQAANVTFTARAERTRVAFYSVYYNTRSDDHSSLCGPVIDDVRVWALNAAAGLKASIGLVLGVVGVVGMVLF from the exons ATGATCCTGATTGTTCCACAGG GGGACCATGCAGTAAGGCTAGGGAATGATGCTAGCGTTGGGCAGGTGGTGGACGTTGAGAAGGGTTCGGAGTATGCTATCACATTCAGTGCTGCCCGGACATGTGCACAACTGGAGGCACTGAATGTTTCCGTGCTAGGTGGCGTGTCTCAGACAGTAGACTTGCAGACGTTGTACAACATAGAAGGCTGGGATGCGTACGCGTTGGCTTTTCAGGCGACGGAAGAGCAGGCACATCTTCAATTCATGAACCCTGGCATGGAGGATGATCCAACTTGTGGTCCTATCCTAGACAACGTTGCCGTCAAGAAGCTCTTCACCCCAGACAAACCAAAGG ATAACGTGGTGCTGAATGGAGACTTTGAGGAGGGTCCATGGATGTTCCCCAACACGAGCTTCGGCGTGCTGCTCCCAACTAACCTTGACGAGCAAACGTCTGCCATACCTGGTTGGATGATCGAGTCAAACCGCGCCGTCCGCTACATAGACTCTGATGAGTACAAGGTTCCCCAGGGAAAGCGTGCCATTGAGCTTCTGTCAGGCAAGGAAGGTATCATCTCCCAGATGGTTGAGACCACCCCTCAGAAGGTTTACAGCCTGACGTTCACACTGGGCACGGCGGGGGACTCGTGCCAACCACCAATGGCCGTCATGGCATTCGCGGGGGATCAGGCCCAGAACTTCCACTACTCCCCAATGGGCAACGCCACCAGCCAGGCTGCGAATGTGACGTTCACTGCACGCGCTGAGAGAACACGTGTGGCGTTCTATAGCGTGTATTACAACACGAGGAGTGACGACCACAGCTCGCTGTGTGGCCCGGTGATTGACGATGTCCGGGTATGGGCATTGAACGCCGCGGCTGGGTTGAAGGCAAGTATTGGGCTGGTTCTTGGCATTGTTGGTGTCGTTGGCATGGTGTTGTTCTGA